A genomic segment from Heterodontus francisci isolate sHetFra1 unplaced genomic scaffold, sHetFra1.hap1 HAP1_SCAFFOLD_58, whole genome shotgun sequence encodes:
- the LOC137365895 gene encoding histone H2A-like: MSGRGKTSGKARAKAKSRSSRAGLQFPVGRVHRHLRKGNYAERVGAGAPVYLAAVLEYLTAEILELAGNAARDNKKTRIIPRHLQLAVRNDEELNKLLGGVTIAQGGVLPNIQAVLLPKKTSAQSSQKK, encoded by the coding sequence atgtctggaagaggaaagaccagcggcaaagctcgggccaaggccaagtctcgctcctcccgggctggactgcagttcccggtgggccgtgttcacaggcacctaagaaagggcaactatgctgagcgtgtgggtgccggagccccggtctatctggctgctgtgctcgagtatctgaccgctgaaatcctcgagctggctggcaacgcggcccgggacaacaagaagacccgtatCATTCCCaggcacctgcagctggccgtgcgcaacgacgaggagctcaacaagctgctgggaggggtgactatcgctcagggtggggtgctgcctaatatccaggccgtgctgctgcccaagaaaaccagcgctcagagctcccagaaaaagtaa